One stretch of Streptomyces sp. A2-16 DNA includes these proteins:
- the ehuC gene encoding ectoine/hydroxyectoine ABC transporter permease subunit EhuC: MTSGLWELVFKGIWTTVQLLFFSAILAAAVSFVVGVLRTHRMWIVRFLAGFYTEVFRGTSALVMIFWVFFVLPPAFGWQLVPMWAGTLALGLTYGAYGSEIVRGALGAVDPAQQEGGIALSFTPWQRLRLILLPQAVPEMIPPFSNLLIELLKGTALVSVMGMGDLAFSGNLVRLALQESAGIYTYLLLIYFVIAFLLTRLMRGLEKKLKAGVGKAPTREVKVPEPVGGGV; encoded by the coding sequence ATGACCTCCGGACTCTGGGAACTGGTGTTCAAGGGCATCTGGACGACCGTCCAGCTGCTGTTCTTCAGCGCGATCCTCGCCGCCGCCGTGTCCTTCGTGGTCGGCGTCCTGCGCACCCACCGGATGTGGATCGTCCGCTTCCTCGCGGGCTTCTACACCGAGGTGTTCCGTGGGACCTCGGCGCTGGTGATGATCTTCTGGGTGTTCTTCGTGCTGCCCCCGGCCTTCGGCTGGCAGCTGGTGCCGATGTGGGCGGGCACGCTCGCGCTCGGGCTGACCTACGGGGCGTACGGCTCCGAGATCGTGCGCGGGGCGCTGGGGGCCGTCGACCCGGCGCAGCAGGAGGGCGGGATCGCGCTGAGCTTCACGCCCTGGCAGCGGCTGCGGCTGATCCTGCTGCCGCAGGCGGTGCCGGAGATGATCCCGCCGTTCTCCAACCTGCTGATCGAGCTGCTCAAGGGCACCGCGCTGGTGTCCGTGATGGGCATGGGCGACCTGGCCTTCAGCGGCAACCTGGTGCGGCTCGCGCTCCAGGAGAGCGCCGGGATCTACACGTATCTGCTGCTCATCTACTTCGTGATCGCCTTCCTGCTGACCCGGCTGATGCGGGGTCTGGAGAAGAAGCTCAAGGCGGGGGTCGGCAAGGCGCCCACCCGTGAGGTGAAGGTGCCCGAGCCGGTCGGAGGTGGTGTCTGA
- the ehuD gene encoding ectoine/hydroxyectoine ABC transporter permease subunit EhuD, whose translation MEWDWSAVSDFMPQFWDGLLVTLQALALGSLISFALGLVWALLMRAPSRFVRWPVGVVTEFVRNTPLLVQLFFLFYVLPEWGVTLSALATGVIGIGLHYSTYTMQVYRAGIEAVPAGQWEAATALNLPRVRTWQVVILPQAIRRVVPALGNYVISMLKDTPMLMVITVLEMLGEARLFAQEHFQFTEPLTVIGVAFIVISYLASLLLRSLERRLVR comes from the coding sequence ATGGAGTGGGACTGGAGCGCCGTGAGCGACTTCATGCCGCAGTTCTGGGACGGTCTGCTGGTCACCCTCCAGGCCCTCGCGCTCGGCTCGCTGATCTCCTTCGCGCTCGGACTGGTGTGGGCGCTGCTGATGCGCGCCCCCTCACGCTTCGTGCGCTGGCCGGTCGGGGTGGTCACCGAGTTCGTGCGCAACACCCCGCTGCTGGTCCAGCTGTTCTTCCTCTTCTACGTGCTGCCCGAGTGGGGCGTGACCCTCTCGGCGCTGGCCACCGGTGTCATCGGGATCGGGCTGCACTACTCGACGTACACCATGCAGGTCTACCGGGCCGGTATCGAGGCGGTGCCGGCCGGCCAGTGGGAGGCGGCGACGGCGCTGAACCTGCCGCGGGTGCGCACCTGGCAGGTGGTGATCCTGCCGCAGGCGATCCGCCGGGTCGTGCCGGCCCTCGGCAACTACGTGATCTCGATGCTCAAGGACACGCCGATGCTGATGGTCATCACGGTCCTGGAGATGCTCGGTGAGGCGCGGCTGTTCGCCCAGGAGCACTTCCAGTTCACCGAGCCCCTGACCGTCATCGGGGTGGCCTTCATCGTCATCTCCTATCTGGCCTCCCTTCTTCTGCGATCCCTGGAGCGACGTCTTGTCCGCTGA
- the ehuA gene encoding ectoine/hydroxyectoine ABC transporter ATP-binding protein EhuA: MKEPDANTNPPVDGSELIRFEDVTKRFGSNTVLDRLNFSVDSGKHVTLIGPSGSGKTTILRMLMTLTKPDEGTVTVGGEKLFPAPEKQLREVRKKIGMVFQQFNLFPNMSVLRNITEAPVTVLGMSKDEAEARARELLDLVGLADKADARPTQLSGGQQQRVAIARALAMRPRVLLLDEVTSALDPELVAGVLDVLRDIARTTDITMLCVTHEMNFARDISDQVLMFDSGRIIESGPPERIFSEPEQDRTREFLSAVL, from the coding sequence ATGAAGGAACCCGACGCGAACACCAACCCGCCGGTGGACGGCAGCGAGCTGATCCGCTTCGAGGACGTGACCAAGCGCTTCGGGTCGAACACGGTCCTGGACCGGCTGAACTTCTCGGTCGACTCCGGCAAGCACGTGACGCTGATCGGCCCCTCCGGGTCCGGCAAGACCACGATCCTGCGGATGCTGATGACCCTGACCAAGCCCGACGAGGGCACGGTCACCGTGGGCGGGGAGAAGCTGTTCCCGGCGCCGGAGAAGCAGCTGCGCGAGGTCCGCAAGAAGATCGGGATGGTCTTCCAGCAGTTCAACCTGTTCCCGAACATGTCGGTCCTTCGGAACATCACCGAGGCCCCCGTCACCGTCCTCGGAATGTCCAAGGACGAGGCGGAGGCACGCGCGCGTGAGCTGCTCGACCTGGTGGGGCTCGCCGACAAGGCCGACGCCCGGCCGACCCAGCTGTCCGGCGGGCAGCAGCAGCGGGTGGCGATCGCGCGGGCGCTGGCCATGCGGCCGCGGGTGCTGCTGCTCGACGAGGTGACCTCGGCGCTCGACCCCGAGCTGGTCGCCGGCGTCCTGGACGTGCTGCGGGACATCGCCCGCACCACCGACATCACGATGCTCTGCGTGACCCACGAGATGAACTTCGCGCGGGACATCTCCGACCAGGTCCTGATGTTCGACTCGGGCCGCATCATCGAGTCGGGCCCACCGGAGCGGATCTTCAGCGAGCCCGAGCAGGACCGCACCCGGGAATTTCTCAGCGCGGTTCTCTGA
- a CDS encoding IclR family transcriptional regulator C-terminal domain-containing protein — translation MALKHEPTAPYHSAQDALRVLETVARHTAGVTDTELARTTGLDPERLTALLRMLRREGYVEQVADGAYVTGDALTRLTSVQDRDEALRDQLQRTLDELRDSIGAAVYISRYVDGEVTIAQYADGPATPAVNEWVDFRSSAHATALGKSLLSQLDHNGRRDHLSRHRMTRLTSRTITNDKLLLSRLETQPPTVPHLDLQEYAVGTVCAAVPITAGSSVGCLALSLPVEQAHRLRQATDRLNRGAAPVLLSLAI, via the coding sequence GTGGCGCTGAAGCACGAACCGACCGCGCCGTACCACTCGGCCCAGGACGCGCTCCGCGTCCTGGAGACCGTGGCGCGGCACACCGCCGGAGTCACCGACACCGAACTGGCCCGTACCACCGGCCTCGACCCGGAGCGACTGACCGCGCTCCTGAGGATGCTGCGCCGCGAGGGGTACGTCGAGCAGGTCGCCGACGGCGCGTATGTGACGGGGGACGCCCTGACCAGGCTGACCTCCGTCCAGGACCGTGACGAGGCGCTGCGCGACCAGCTCCAGCGCACCCTCGACGAACTGCGCGACTCGATCGGCGCGGCCGTATACATCAGCCGGTACGTCGACGGCGAGGTCACCATCGCCCAGTACGCCGACGGTCCCGCGACCCCGGCGGTCAACGAGTGGGTGGACTTCCGCTCCTCCGCGCACGCCACCGCGCTCGGCAAGAGCCTGCTCAGCCAGCTCGACCACAACGGCCGCCGCGACCATCTCTCCCGGCACCGCATGACCCGCCTCACCTCGCGGACCATCACCAACGACAAGCTGCTGCTCTCCCGCCTGGAGACCCAGCCGCCGACGGTCCCCCACCTCGACCTCCAGGAGTACGCGGTGGGCACGGTGTGCGCGGCGGTGCCGATCACCGCGGGGTCGTCGGTGGGATGCCTCGCGCTGTCGCTCCCGGTCGAGCAGGCGCACCGCCTGCGGCAGGCGACGGACCGGTTGAACCGGGGGGCGGCGCCGGTTCTCCTGTCCCTCGCGATCTGA